The genomic region GCACCTCCGGTCGGAGGATTCACTGCTTCGCCATCGGTTATGGTGCCGCCTGAGTCCGTGGAGTCGGCATCAGACGCGTCGCCAGGGTCGCCGTCGCTCAACGCGTTGAGAGTTCCGTCGTCGAGCTGACCCCAGACTACGCTCTGACCCCAAACCATGCTGCAGGCTGCCTCGTCAGTCTGACCCCAGACAACCGAGTTGCCCCAAACCATGGAGCTGGCGTCAACTTCGAGCTGACCCCAGACAACTGAGTTTGCGAACACGCCGGATTGTCCCCAGACCATCGACTGTCCCCAGACAACGGACATGCCATTTACCAGCGTCGCGGTCTTGGTAAGCGGGTTGAAAACAACCGTGGGCGAAGCTGCACCGCCGTTAACCGGGCTGTTGTCACCCAGAGCGGCTTGGATGTCCAGATATCCGGCACCGATGGTGAAGACGTCGTATTGGGACAGATAAGTGTTGCCCCTTACGTCGCGACCCCAACTGTTGCCGCGCACTGGATAGCCCTTCCAGGCGCTCCGCATCATGCGCGCCTTGACCATGTCAGGCGTGATGTTGGGATTGCTCTGGATCATCAGCGCTGCGCCGCCGGCAACTACTGGAGTTGCCATGCTGGTGCCGCTCAACTGCATGTACTGTGGACCAGGTGAAGTGGCGCCACAGTCGCTTTGACCAGCGAACACGTCGCAGAGCCATGTGAGTTGTGTCGGCTTGATGATCGCTGAGAGAGGAGCGAGCCCGCTCAAAGTCGATCCTGGCGAAAGCAGCGATGTGATCTTGTTTCCCGGAGCCATGATGTCTGGCTTCAGGATGTGATCAAGCAACGATGGCCCCTTGGAACTGTAACTGGCGACGATGTCGTCCGTTCGCGTCCAGGTTCCCTGTGGGCTCATCGCACCGACCGTGATCACGTTGGGATCATTGCCGGGAGCTTCGATCGTGGCGTAACCCTGCTCGCCGAAACTGTTGTCGCGGCCCATGTTGCCGGCCGCAGTCACAACTACGATTCCTGCCTTCCAGGCTGCTTCAACTGCCTGGCAGAGAGGATCCAGCGTGTAGGACTCGAACACCGGACGTCCGAGCGACAGGTTGATCACACGGATGTTGTACTGGTTCTTCAACTGGATCGCGCGATTGATAGCCGCAATCACCTGACTGTCGGAACCGCCGCCATTAGCGTCGAGTACGCGCAGGTTGATGATGTTGGCTTTCGGCGCAATGCCGTAGAAGCGTCCGGCAGAATCATGACCGTTTCCGGCAACGATTCCGGCAACGTGAGTGCCGTGGCCATATGCGTCGTTTGTGCTGGCATCTCCGGGCACGAAGCTCTCGCTGTAGACCACGCGAGAGTTAGTCATGTCTGCGGTCTGCAAATCATCGTGCTGATAGACGCCGCTATCGATGACAGCGATGCCGATTCCCGTTCCGTCAACGCCGTAGTTCTGACGAGCAATGGCATCATTTACTGGTTGCGGTGCGTCGTCCCACGCTGATTTGTTCGGGCGGTCAGGACTTACATACAGAACCTTATCGTCCTGCAGCAGCCGCTCAAGCATATTGACCGAAATGCGAACGGATGCACCCGACACAGCGCCGAACTCGCGCTTGAATTGAACGCCGAAATTCCGCTCGAACTTCGAGCGCTCGCTGGCTTTGAAGTGACTACGAGCTTCTATAGCGGCTTGCTTCATCCGGTCGCCGTGCGGACCGCTGTAGAACTTGTCATTAGGGTGAAAGTTCTTGTCGTCCTCGAATGCATCCGGCTTGAACTGGACGATTACGTCCACAGTTCCATCCGGATTCACAAGGAACCTGTCTAGGTCAGGCGCCGCTTTAGGTCCGTGCTTGCCTGGCGCCGCGAAGGCTGTACTTACGAACGTAAGCAGCAGCATCGCCGCAACCAAGTGCAAGCGCCAGAACCTGGCCACTGCACCTTTCGTTGTAGTTTGCGGTTTCATTGAGTTCTTTCTTTCTTGCTCCCTGCAAAATTTTTTGTGAACTACCCTGGGGAGGTCCACTTTCTTTTCAGCCGCATCTGAATGCGGGTTAAAGGAAAACACTGCTTAGGAACCCCAAACAGCCGAAGCAACGGCTGTCAGCATGTGTTTCACCTGCGGGGAGGAAAGGTTGAACCCAGCCACAAAAGCCAACGTCAGGCTGAGTACGATAGCGACTTTGCTGCTCTTGGACATAGCGGTGACGAATACCTCGCCCGCTATGAGTGCAAGCCGACGGCCAGAGCTGTGGAAATGTACAAGTGTCTATTTTTCATACAATTACAAATGATTCCCGGCTAGGGAAATTGTGACAGTTCGTCTGCCTCAGAATGAGAACCAGAACAGTAAATGACAGCTAAGACAATGAAAATACGCATGTTATATACGCAGAGACGGGATGAGACATTTTGGCGCAAATAGGGACATATCCCGATGGCGCAATTGGGGCAAGTTCCGGCGAAACTGAGACCGTCTTGGTGAAGTCGGAGGCCAATTTGGCCGAATGTCGGTGCGCCGAAAGACTGAAAACAGGGAGAAATACCGCGAAATTTACGAATTCGGGTCTCAGGATCATCAAATTCTGCCCAGATTTCGCAAAGTTCCCGGAAGTGCGCAGGGAAATAGCAGCGATTCTGGGGATTCTTACGGATAAGCCCTTGGTGGCCAATGGTTTACCTCGGCATTTTGTTCTGGCGTCGTTCATCGGCCAGGGAATCATTAGGGATCTTGCTTCCCGTTTTGGAACAGTACCCCGGTTCAAATGCAGATCCGAAAAGCCTTCCACCGTTCTCGCTTCCTCCGGAGGGCGAACTGCCGTTTCTGTCCGTTTCCGGACATTTTCATTCAGCCGCGAACACAGGTTTACAAAGGCCGTTACGAGGAGTACTGTTTAGCCCTGTTTTTTGAGGAAGTTACAGTCAGCAGCCCTTTGGCAGGTCAAGCGCACTACGGCCAGTAGTCATGGATATTCAGAGACCGTCTAACGCCGCAGCAAAGCGCAAGCGGCGGATCATCTTCTCGGCACTCGCCATCCTCTTTATTGCAGGCGTGACTCTGGGACTTT from Terriglobales bacterium harbors:
- a CDS encoding S8 family peptidase; translation: MKPQTTTKGAVARFWRLHLVAAMLLLTFVSTAFAAPGKHGPKAAPDLDRFLVNPDGTVDVIVQFKPDAFEDDKNFHPNDKFYSGPHGDRMKQAAIEARSHFKASERSKFERNFGVQFKREFGAVSGASVRISVNMLERLLQDDKVLYVSPDRPNKSAWDDAPQPVNDAIARQNYGVDGTGIGIAVIDSGVYQHDDLQTADMTNSRVVYSESFVPGDASTNDAYGHGTHVAGIVAGNGHDSAGRFYGIAPKANIINLRVLDANGGGSDSQVIAAINRAIQLKNQYNIRVINLSLGRPVFESYTLDPLCQAVEAAWKAGIVVVTAAGNMGRDNSFGEQGYATIEAPGNDPNVITVGAMSPQGTWTRTDDIVASYSSKGPSLLDHILKPDIMAPGNKITSLLSPGSTLSGLAPLSAIIKPTQLTWLCDVFAGQSDCGATSPGPQYMQLSGTSMATPVVAGGAALMIQSNPNITPDMVKARMMRSAWKGYPVRGNSWGRDVRGNTYLSQYDVFTIGAGYLDIQAALGDNSPVNGGAASPTVVFNPLTKTATLVNGMSVVWGQSMVWGQSGVFANSVVWGQLEVDASSMVWGNSVVWGQTDEAACSMVWGQSVVWGQLDDGTLNALSDGDPGDASDADSTDSGGTITDGEAVNPPTGGAL